DNA from Thermoflexus hugenholtzii JAD2:
ATCCTGGTGGACGACGAGGTGGACACGGCGGGCTCGGTCAGCGGCGCGGTGCGGGTCTTGAAGGAACAGGGGGCGGCGGAGATCTACCTCTGCTTCACCCACGCCGTCCTCTCCGGTCCCGCCGTGGACCGCCTGCGGGCCTTGCCCATCCGGGAGATCATCTGCACGAACACCATCCCCATCCCACCCCATAAGCGACTCCCGAACATGACCGTCCTCTCCGTGGGGCCCATGCTGGCCGAGGTGATCCGCCGGATCCACGAGGGCCGCTCGGTCGGCCAGCTGTTCAACGAGTGAGGGGGGACGGGGATGGGGCCGGCCGGAGGGGTCCGCCGGAGCAGGACCCTCGGATGGATCGGACTTGCGGTGTTGCTGCTGGGGATGGGGCTCCGGTTCTACCGGCTGGACGCCCAGAGCCTGTGGTATGACGAGGGGACGTCGGCCGGTCTCAGCGCCAGCCCTGTCCGGCGGATCGTGGAGGCGGCGGCCCAGGATATCCATCCGCCGCTTTATTATCTGCTCCTTCACGCCTGGGGCGCGGCCGCCGGACGTTCGGTCTTCGCCCTGCGGGCCTTCTCCGCCCTCGCCGGGGTGCTGCTGATCGCGGCGACGGGAGCGATGGCCGCCCGGCTGTTCGGCCGCCGCGCCGCCGGCCTCGCCATGCTGCTGATGGCCGCGCATCCCCTGGCCGTCTACTATGCCCAGGAGGTCCGGATGTATGCCCTTCTGGGCCTGTGGGCGGCGCTGCACTCCCTCTTCTTTCTGGCCTGGCGGGCGCGGCCCCGGCCGGGGCGGGCCCTGGGCCTTCTCCTCACCGGGGCCGCCGGCCTCTACACCCACTACGTGTTCCCGGCGATCCCGGCCGCCCACGGCCTGATCATGCTCGGGGAGGCGATGGCGCGGGGCCGGTGGCGGCGTCTGGTCCGCTGGCTGGGGTTGCAGGCGTGGATCGGGCTGGCCTTCCTGCCCTGGGCCCCGGCCGCCCTGGCCCAGCTCCGACAGTGGCCGGCGCCGGCCCCGGTTCCCCTCCCCGAAGCCCTCCAAGCCATCCTGCGGGCCCTGGGCTGGGGGATCACCCTGCCGCCGGAGGTCCCTCCGCTGGTCCTTATCATCCCCCTGGGGGGGATCGCCTTCGCCTTCGTTGGATCCGAACGCCGGGGTGGGGGGATCGGGCTGGCCCTGGCGCTGGCCCCGGTGGCGCTGGTGCTGGGACGGGGGGCCTATCGGGAGGCCAACCTCAAGTTCTTCATGGCCGCCCTCCCGGCCTTCGTGGCCCTCTGGGCCGCCGGCCTGGCGGCCATAAGGAGGCTGCAGGGGGCGGCCGGGAAGGCCGTCTTCGCCCTCGCCCTGGGGCTGGTGGCGCTCCCG
Protein-coding regions in this window:
- a CDS encoding glycosyltransferase family 39 protein, with amino-acid sequence MGPAGGVRRSRTLGWIGLAVLLLGMGLRFYRLDAQSLWYDEGTSAGLSASPVRRIVEAAAQDIHPPLYYLLLHAWGAAAGRSVFALRAFSALAGVLLIAATGAMAARLFGRRAAGLAMLLMAAHPLAVYYAQEVRMYALLGLWAALHSLFFLAWRARPRPGRALGLLLTGAAGLYTHYVFPAIPAAHGLIMLGEAMARGRWRRLVRWLGLQAWIGLAFLPWAPAALAQLRQWPAPAPVPLPEALQAILRALGWGITLPPEVPPLVLIIPLGGIAFAFVGSERRGGGIGLALALAPVALVLGRGAYREANLKFFMAALPAFVALWAAGLAAIRRLQGAAGKAVFALALGLVALPTGLSLRALYFDPRFARDDYRGLARALAAWVRAGDGILLYAPGQVDVFTYYWPDAPLVPAPRGRPPAPEEIERTLGPVLQGQGRLFVLWYGEREADPAGQVEAWLDAHAFRAEERWVGRIRFAVYGLGTPEESPAPEVRFGEAIEVARYGLTARRAHPGDVIGLAVQWRALRPIPVPYKVFVHVRGPNGRPVAQTDREPVGWRRPTSTWRPGEVISDGYGVWLPPDLPPGRYPLVLGFYGPDGRRLPAFLRGQPMGEEWPIAILEVE